The following coding sequences are from one Kogia breviceps isolate mKogBre1 chromosome X, mKogBre1 haplotype 1, whole genome shotgun sequence window:
- the LOC131748217 gene encoding LOW QUALITY PROTEIN: E3 ubiquitin-protein ligase Hakai (The sequence of the model RefSeq protein was modified relative to this genomic sequence to represent the inferred CDS: inserted 5 bases in 4 codons; deleted 5 bases in 3 codons; substituted 3 bases at 3 genomic stop codons) — translation MAALILLEPLCPMYFQRTGSAWSLYFLATFGQRQNANPADADHRPPRAQSSGSSGGLEVRRRIPLKLISKQVSKSNVSHIPRTMNGSPAGEKEFERNGGGRYGCKGGELXGRKKTFPECIWEDFKLNIIGEKFDLPVHFCDKCDLPIKISGRVIPCKYLFCYDYANLYERKGGRIXPGCSISVLRIEEHTRGXCLMCSAGQECRKTYLSQXLEAHINYHHKRAKRLVKRAPLKKFHPRIASPTTEIPEMLLDQDHMSHIPPELHSIMSPSPVQCVSHKRSNQPRKDLYAPPAELSXTPPPLLHQEIVSISTREYSNLIITPLQGDSDYGAKELSPPAPAPAHHHPEYQSQPVVLPPYITPPEEHALPPSTPPPVSHPMSYSVQDSGTPQLVCSQVPPPPMTSDPSPVTSSPGCIIALVPPYVNPSLPGSPLSHNGGPPVSELPSDHHNPNSLPQFTEEQEILSPLFIQRDGTNPGMXPLSKGLXPPSPAQGPPSPTPLSGSHCSDQTRYRPYSH, via the exons CAAAACGCGAATCCCGCTGACGCTGACCATCGGCCACCACGCGCTCAGAGTTCTGGATCATCCGGTGGCCTTGAGGTTCGAAGACGAATTCCTTTAAAGCTCATTTCTAAGCAGGTGAGTAAAAGCAAT GTGTCTCATATTCCAAGGACTATGAATGGGTCGCCTGCTGGTGAAAAAGAATTTGAACGTAATGGAGGAGGGCGGTATGGTTGTAAAGGGGGTGAGc tgggaagaaagaaaacatttcctgAATGCATTTGGGAGGACTTTAAGTTAAACATCATAGGTGAAAAGTTTGATTTACCAGTTCATTTCTGTGACAAA TGTGATTTGCCTATTAAAATCTCGGGGCGTGTAATTCCGTGCAAGTAT CTTTTTTGCTATGACTATGCTAATTTATATGAAAGAAAAGGAGGTAGGATATGACCAGGCTGTAGTATTTCTGTGCTGCGAATTGAGGAGCATACACGAGG CTGTCTTATGTGCAGTGCTGGCCAAGAGTGCAGGAAAACTTATTTGTCTC AGTTAGAAGCTCATATCAACTACCACCATAAGAGAGCTAAAAGACTTGTTAAACGTGCTCCGCTTAAAAAATTTCACCCTCGTATTGCTTCACCAACAACTGAAATCCCTGAAATGCTGCTAGACCAGGACCATATGAGCCATATTCCACCAGAGTTGCACAGCATTATGTCACCATCTCCTGTGCAGTGTGTATCACACAAGCGCAGTAACCAGCCACGCAAGGATCTTTATGCTCCTCCAGCAGAATTGT CCACCCCACCTCCCTTGCTCCATCAGGAAATCGTTAGTATTTCAACAAGAGAATACAGCAATTTAATAATCACCCCTCTTCAGGGTGACTCAGACTATGGTGCTAAAGAACTATCACCTCCTGCCCCAGCACCGGCTCACCATCATCCTGAATATCAAAGTCAACCAGTGGTATTGCCCCCTTATATTACGCCTCCAGAGGAACATGCACTACCCCCATCTACTCCACCACCAGTAAGCCATCCAATGTCATATTCTGTCCAGGATTCAGGTACTCCTCAGTTGGTTTGTAGTCAAGTGCCACCTCCACCCATGACTTCTGATCCATCACCAGTAACTTCTTCCCCTGGATGTATTATTGCCCTGGTGCCACCTTATGTGAATCCTTCTCTGCCAGGATCTCCTCTATCTCATAATGGTGGTCCACCTGTAAGTGAACTCCCTTCTGACCATCATAATCCTAACTCTTTACCCCAGTTCACCGAAGAACAAGAAATTCTGAGCCCTCTGTTTATACAGCGGGATGGCACAAATCCTGGTATGTGACCTCTGTCGAAAGGACTTTAACCTCCTTCACCAGCACAAGGTCCACCTTCCCCAACCCCACTTTCTGGATCACATTGCTCAGATCAGACAAGATATAGACCATATTCACATTGA